A genomic window from Populus nigra chromosome 7, ddPopNigr1.1, whole genome shotgun sequence includes:
- the LOC133699821 gene encoding uncharacterized protein LOC133699821 isoform X2, which yields MSLTQVSFLPFFLSLIFLLSTITTTTSTLQNLLQSHGLPGGLFPNNVKSYSLDQDGRLEVQLDGLCMTKYETRVVFDSVVRANLSYGGLMGLEGLIQEELFLWLPVKGFEVNDPSSGLISVDIGLAHKQLSRSLFEVPPVCKPQDLLKNFGRKIGLQFQR from the exons ATGTCTCTGACACAAGTATCTTTcctccctttctttctctccctGATCTTCCTCCTCTCCACCATAACCACAACCACATCCACTTTACAAAACCTCCTTCAAAGCCACGGCTTACCAGGCGGTCTCTTTCCAAACAATGTCAAGTCCTACAGTCTTGACCAAGATGGTCGCTTAGAGGTGCAGCTAGATGGTCTATGCATGACTAAGTATGAGACAAGAGTGGTCTTTGACAGTGTGGTTAGAGCCAATCTCAGTTATGGCGGGCTTATGGGGTTGGAAGGGCTTATACAAGAAGAGCTTTTTCTTTGGCTTCCAGTCAAAGGTTTTGAAGTAAATGATCCATCTTCTGGGTTGATCTCTGTTGATATTGGTCTTGCTCATAAGCAGCTCTCTCGTTCTCTCTTTGAAGTTCCTCCTGTTTGCAAGCCtcaag ATCTATTGAAGAACTTTGGAAGGAAAATTGGACTTCAGTTtcagagatga
- the LOC133699821 gene encoding uncharacterized protein LOC133699821 isoform X1, with amino-acid sequence MSLTQVSFLPFFLSLIFLLSTITTTTSTLQNLLQSHGLPGGLFPNNVKSYSLDQDGRLEVQLDGLCMTKYETRVVFDSVVRANLSYGGLMGLEGLIQEELFLWLPVKGFEVNDPSSGLISVDIGLAHKQLSRSLFEVPPVCKPQGAADLLKNFGRKIGLQFQR; translated from the exons ATGTCTCTGACACAAGTATCTTTcctccctttctttctctccctGATCTTCCTCCTCTCCACCATAACCACAACCACATCCACTTTACAAAACCTCCTTCAAAGCCACGGCTTACCAGGCGGTCTCTTTCCAAACAATGTCAAGTCCTACAGTCTTGACCAAGATGGTCGCTTAGAGGTGCAGCTAGATGGTCTATGCATGACTAAGTATGAGACAAGAGTGGTCTTTGACAGTGTGGTTAGAGCCAATCTCAGTTATGGCGGGCTTATGGGGTTGGAAGGGCTTATACAAGAAGAGCTTTTTCTTTGGCTTCCAGTCAAAGGTTTTGAAGTAAATGATCCATCTTCTGGGTTGATCTCTGTTGATATTGGTCTTGCTCATAAGCAGCTCTCTCGTTCTCTCTTTGAAGTTCCTCCTGTTTGCAAGCCtcaag GGGCTGCAGATCTATTGAAGAACTTTGGAAGGAAAATTGGACTTCAGTTtcagagatga
- the LOC133699159 gene encoding uncharacterized protein LOC133699159 has product MMMNIRVSTITTQFIVSYKVSEFNETEFEEYDPTAFGGGYDPAATYGKPLPPSDKICYPSSTPDPNALSLMVSPMDRLQHLTEKMKSMNLLRNLEVKGNRQGFLLLKQRRCPLNMAMAKEIPKRSL; this is encoded by the exons ATGATGATGAATATCAGAGTGAGTACTATAACG ACGCAGTTCATTGTCTCGTATAAAGTCTCCGAGTTTAACGAGACTGAGTTCGAAGAATACGATCCAACTGCTTTTGGTGGTGGCTACGATCCTGCTGCAACTTACGGAAAACCTCTTCCTCCCTCGGACAAAATTTGTTACCCTAGTTCAACACCGGATCCGAATGCCTTATCATTAATGGTGTCTCCTATGGATCGATTACAGCACCTTACGGAAAAGATGAAGTCAATGAACCTGCTCCGAAACCTCGAAGTGAAAGGAAACCGCCAAGGCTTCCTGCTATTGAAGCAGCGCCGCTGTCCCTTGAACATGGCAATGGCAAAGGAAATTCCCAAGAGAAGTCTCTAG